One stretch of Planococcus sp. PAMC 21323 DNA includes these proteins:
- the mutM gene encoding bifunctional DNA-formamidopyrimidine glycosylase/DNA-(apurinic or apyrimidinic site) lyase codes for MPELPEVEGVVRQIRPVSIGKKIEAVAVSDVIRLSKENGKEAIIKRLETDRFIENITGAQIVHVERRSKYIYFTLRKDNEFLLVNHLGMSGAWFYVDQLQSIPEDKFRRHVHIVLTLSDGNLLAFSDIRRFGEMRVLQEEGDFPPLLLMAPEPFDDGALEHFLAMAESSKYNNKAIKEIIMDGQIISGCGNIYATEALFKMKIHPKRAASRISRKRKIELFKSIVAILLESIRAGGSTISDYRDINGESGNMQDRFGMYGKKQCTNCGTDTKTLKIGGRASVYCPTCQK; via the coding sequence ATGCCTGAACTTCCAGAAGTCGAAGGAGTTGTTCGGCAAATCCGCCCTGTTTCGATTGGTAAAAAAATTGAGGCTGTAGCGGTGTCGGACGTCATCCGCTTATCGAAAGAAAATGGCAAAGAAGCCATTATTAAACGATTAGAAACTGATCGTTTTATCGAAAATATAACAGGTGCACAAATTGTTCATGTAGAACGTCGCAGCAAATATATTTATTTTACGTTACGAAAAGACAATGAATTTTTACTTGTAAATCATTTGGGAATGTCTGGAGCTTGGTTCTATGTTGACCAGCTCCAGTCCATTCCGGAGGATAAATTTCGACGTCATGTTCATATTGTGTTGACTTTAAGTGATGGCAATTTGTTGGCGTTTTCAGACATTCGTCGTTTTGGTGAAATGCGGGTATTGCAAGAAGAAGGAGATTTTCCACCGCTACTATTAATGGCGCCTGAACCTTTTGATGATGGCGCACTTGAGCATTTTCTTGCAATGGCAGAAAGCTCGAAATACAACAATAAAGCAATTAAGGAAATCATTATGGATGGGCAAATTATTTCTGGCTGCGGCAATATATACGCTACAGAAGCGCTCTTTAAAATGAAAATTCATCCGAAACGTGCTGCTAGTCGCATTAGCCGGAAGCGGAAAATAGAATTGTTCAAATCGATTGTTGCTATTTTGCTCGAGAGTATTAGAGCGGGTGGCAGTACAATTTCAGATTACCGCGATATAAACGGTGAATCAGGCAACATGCAAGACCGTTTTGGAATGTATGGCAAAAAACAATGCACAAATTGCGGTACAGATACAAAGACCTTAAAAATTGGCGGTCGGGCTTCTGTTTATTGCCCGACATGTCAGAAATGA
- a CDS encoding carboxylate--amine ligase: protein METKHPFLPIIVGTDMNAYNMAISFHEAYGIKPILVGKEPLSFTSLSTITETIELRSELADDAQFANILMDIADKYRAPGKTLLLVGTNDLYVRLIIENAKVLREHYVFNYINEDLMNQLQVKANFYELCKVHGIDTPTTFFYDCNSKEPFQEEMMFPVIIKPSNGIEYSRNKFEGQQKVYKVESPKEMHKVIQQIKAGGYRDELIIQDYIPGDDTFMWDSVIYANSKGKTQLVTFAQVVLQEHTVTAIGNYTALITRFDKDMMVKLQNFLEAVGYQGFANFDLKYDARDKKFKVFEVNIRQGRSSYYVTALGHNMAEYFVDDLIYQTEKPVTYLNEDFLFTVVPKAVLRNFVHNKAVLKDIKRLIKKGQYGNPLFYKKDKHVKRKLYLLARQFNYYKKYKNNQW from the coding sequence ATGGAAACTAAACACCCATTTTTACCGATTATTGTCGGCACAGATATGAACGCGTACAATATGGCCATATCATTTCATGAAGCATATGGCATTAAGCCGATTTTAGTCGGAAAAGAACCTTTATCATTTACTTCATTGAGCACAATTACCGAAACGATTGAATTGCGATCAGAATTAGCAGATGACGCTCAATTTGCAAATATTTTAATGGATATTGCCGATAAGTATAGAGCACCTGGAAAAACGCTTTTACTCGTTGGGACAAATGATCTTTATGTTCGGTTAATTATTGAAAATGCGAAAGTTTTACGTGAGCATTATGTCTTTAATTACATTAATGAAGATTTGATGAATCAGTTGCAAGTCAAAGCTAATTTTTACGAACTTTGTAAAGTTCATGGTATTGATACGCCAACAACTTTCTTCTACGATTGCAACTCAAAAGAGCCATTCCAAGAAGAAATGATGTTCCCGGTAATCATTAAACCGAGTAATGGCATTGAGTACAGCCGAAACAAGTTTGAAGGACAGCAAAAAGTATATAAAGTGGAAAGTCCAAAAGAAATGCATAAAGTAATCCAGCAAATTAAAGCAGGCGGCTACCGCGATGAATTGATCATCCAAGACTATATTCCTGGCGACGATACGTTTATGTGGGATTCAGTAATTTATGCAAACTCTAAAGGGAAAACGCAATTAGTAACTTTTGCACAAGTCGTATTACAAGAACATACTGTGACTGCAATCGGCAACTATACAGCATTAATTACGCGCTTTGATAAAGACATGATGGTCAAATTGCAAAATTTCCTTGAAGCGGTTGGCTATCAAGGATTCGCAAACTTTGATTTGAAATACGATGCACGAGACAAGAAGTTCAAAGTATTTGAAGTGAATATTCGTCAAGGTCGTTCAAGCTATTATGTTACTGCTCTTGGCCATAACATGGCGGAGTATTTTGTGGACGATTTAATTTATCAAACTGAAAAGCCTGTAACGTATTTAAATGAGGATTTCTTATTTACAGTTGTACCAAAAGCAGTTTTACGTAATTTCGTGCACAATAAAGCTGTGCTAAAAGACATTAAACGCCTGATCAAAAAAGGTCAATATGGAAATCCGCTATTTTATAAAAAAGACAAGCATGTAAAACGTAAACTTTATTTGCTAGCGCGCCAGTTTAACTATTATAAAAAATATAAAAACAATCAATGGTAA
- the coaE gene encoding dephospho-CoA kinase (Dephospho-CoA kinase (CoaE) performs the final step in coenzyme A biosynthesis.), whose amino-acid sequence MIIGLTGSIASGKSTVSEMLKNEGYPIIDADLVARLVVEPGTETLEQIRQAFGSEVISVDGTMNRAKVGEIIFNDPVSRKTLNDIIHPAIRQEMLKQRYELLEQGFKTIIMDIPLLFESRLQYLVDKILVVSVTEENQLKRLVERNGFTEKEARARINSQLPMSVKEDGADAVIYNNGSLEETSQQLMRILVSWQAASQKE is encoded by the coding sequence ATGATTATTGGATTGACAGGCAGTATTGCCAGTGGAAAAAGCACAGTATCCGAAATGTTGAAAAATGAAGGATATCCGATTATTGATGCGGATCTCGTGGCTAGACTAGTTGTAGAACCAGGTACAGAAACGCTTGAGCAAATTAGACAAGCGTTTGGATCTGAGGTTATAAGTGTAGACGGCACAATGAATCGTGCAAAAGTGGGCGAAATCATTTTCAATGATCCAGTTAGCCGTAAAACTTTAAATGATATTATTCATCCAGCAATTCGACAAGAAATGCTCAAGCAACGATATGAGTTGCTTGAGCAAGGTTTTAAAACCATTATTATGGACATTCCATTATTATTCGAAAGTCGCTTGCAATATTTAGTAGATAAAATCTTAGTTGTCAGCGTTACTGAAGAAAATCAGTTGAAACGATTAGTAGAAAGAAATGGCTTTACTGAAAAAGAAGCAAGAGCTCGCATTAATTCTCAATTGCCGATGTCTGTGAAAGAAGATGGCGCAGATGCAGTGATTTACAATAACGGAAGTTTAGAAGAAACTAGTCAACAATTAATGCGAATTTTAGTTAGTTGGCAAGCCGCTTCTCAAAAAGAATAA
- the speD gene encoding adenosylmethionine decarboxylase codes for METMGRHVIAELWQCDFDKLNDMDFIEQTFVDAALKSGAEVREVAFHKFAPQGVSGVVIISESHLTIHSFPEHGYASVDVYTCGDLDPTIAAEYIAEALGSTSRELVEIPRGMGPVSVEKSKVSVTV; via the coding sequence ATGGAAACAATGGGACGTCACGTAATTGCAGAACTTTGGCAGTGTGATTTTGACAAATTAAACGATATGGATTTTATCGAACAAACTTTTGTTGATGCAGCACTTAAATCTGGAGCTGAAGTAAGAGAGGTAGCTTTTCACAAATTTGCACCACAAGGTGTTAGCGGAGTTGTGATTATCTCAGAATCTCACTTAACCATCCATAGCTTCCCAGAACATGGCTATGCGAGTGTAGATGTATACACTTGCGGCGATCTAGATCCGACTATTGCAGCGGAATATATCGCAGAAGCACTAGGTTCAACATCACGCGAGCTTGTAGAAATACCACGCGGTATGGGACCAGTAAGTGTTGAAAAATCCAAAGTTTCAGTAACTGTATAA
- the hflK gene encoding FtsH protease activity modulator HflK has protein sequence MTTKKLLAVIGLSIAGILLLIAVFTSWYTVDESEQAVIITFGVANETITEAGLHFKMPWPIQKAEILSKETYSLQFGYNQNAEGEIVAFDKETKMITGDENIVLTDLVVQWKITDPKKYLFNAEAPQDILHDATSASIRSIIGNSLIDDALTSGKAEIEAETRDLLASLIEKYDIGITVLAVKLQDVELPNEEVRAAFTNVTDARETMNTKINEAKKYENQKRNEALGEKAAINSRAEGQKVTRVQQATGDVALFDKLFKEYESNPEVTKQRIIMETLETVLPNAKLYIMNDEGGTMKYLPLEGLQTTIPPAAESTEGSGD, from the coding sequence ATGACAACAAAAAAATTGCTGGCAGTGATTGGATTGTCTATTGCAGGAATTCTGCTGCTCATCGCAGTTTTTACTTCTTGGTATACAGTAGATGAGTCTGAACAAGCAGTCATCATCACGTTTGGTGTAGCTAATGAAACAATTACTGAAGCAGGCCTACATTTTAAAATGCCGTGGCCAATTCAAAAAGCTGAGATTTTATCAAAAGAAACCTATAGTCTACAATTCGGCTATAACCAAAATGCGGAAGGCGAAATTGTCGCTTTCGACAAAGAAACAAAAATGATTACAGGAGACGAAAACATTGTCTTAACCGATCTTGTCGTTCAGTGGAAAATTACGGATCCGAAAAAATACTTATTTAATGCAGAAGCACCTCAAGACATTTTGCACGATGCCACCTCAGCATCAATTCGCTCGATTATCGGAAACTCGCTAATTGATGACGCATTAACTTCCGGAAAAGCGGAAATCGAAGCTGAAACAAGAGATTTACTCGCTTCTTTAATTGAAAAATACGATATCGGCATTACGGTTTTAGCGGTGAAATTGCAAGATGTGGAACTACCAAACGAAGAAGTGCGTGCGGCTTTTACTAACGTAACAGATGCGCGTGAAACGATGAACACGAAAATTAACGAAGCTAAAAAATACGAAAACCAAAAACGTAACGAAGCCTTAGGTGAAAAAGCAGCAATCAATTCCCGCGCAGAAGGACAAAAAGTAACACGTGTTCAACAGGCAACTGGGGATGTTGCGTTATTTGATAAACTGTTCAAAGAATATGAAAGCAATCCAGAAGTTACAAAACAGCGAATTATTATGGAGACATTGGAAACGGTCTTACCGAACGCCAAATTGTATATTATGAATGACGAAGGCGGCACGATGAAATACTTACCACTTGAAGGCTTACAAACTACAATTCCTCCAGCTGCTGAAAGCACAGAAGGGAGTGGCGACTAA
- the polA gene encoding DNA polymerase I codes for MEGVIFVAKKILLLDGNSLAYRAFFALPLLTNENGIHTNAVYGFTMMLQKILDEEQPTHMIVAFDAGKTTFRHKTFSEYKGGRQKTPPELSEQFPYLRKLIDAYGIKRYELENYEADDIIGTLSLEAEREGDEVVVISGDKDLTQLASPTTTVYITRKGITDIEKYTVEHIKEKYGLTPLQIIDMKGLMGDASDNIPGVPGVGEKTALKLLAAHGSVEGVYEAIEQQKGKMKEKLIANEDLAYISKQLATIERQAPIEIKIDELGYSGPDQDELIKVWKELAFKSLLEKMEYTAEETVKEELEFEVLTKIDPSILKDEMAVHLELYDDHYHSCDLLGVSLASETDTYVIPMNVVEQSEEFHAWCKDSTKKKFMSDSKAATAAFLRFGVELKGVDFDLMLGAYIVNPSLTYTDMASIVQEYGYTDVSTNEQVYGKGAKKKVPEDAVLHEHIARKARTIWKVRPLIMEKLEENEQFDLYDKLELPLATVLGQMESLGVMVNRDQLVDMGKELSHKLEKIESDIHGLAGQEFNINSPKQLGVILFEKLGLPPLKKTKTGYSTAADVLEKLEGQHEIISYILMYRQLGKLLSTYIEGLLKEIHEDGKIHTRFQQALTTTGRLSSINPNLQNIPVRLEEGRKIRKAFVPSEPGWVMVAADYSQIELRVLADMSEDERLVQAFKDDRDIHTTTASDVFHVAEEEVTGDMRRAAKVVNFGIVYGISDYGLSQNLNIPRKEAAAFIERYFTSFPGVKSYMTNIVADAKRDGFVTTLMNRRRYLPDITSSNFNLRSFAERTAMNTPIQGSAADIIKKAMIDMDAALEREGLQARMLLQVHDELIFEAPPEELDQLMKLVPEVMENAVKLSVPLKVDIAHGSTWYDTK; via the coding sequence ATGGAAGGGGTAATTTTTGTGGCAAAGAAAATACTTTTATTAGATGGGAATAGTTTGGCGTATCGCGCATTTTTTGCTTTACCACTATTAACTAATGAAAACGGCATTCACACGAATGCAGTATACGGATTTACCATGATGCTTCAAAAAATACTCGATGAAGAACAACCTACACATATGATTGTGGCTTTTGATGCCGGAAAAACAACTTTCCGCCACAAAACATTTAGCGAATACAAAGGTGGCAGACAAAAAACACCACCTGAATTATCGGAACAATTTCCTTACCTCCGCAAATTGATCGATGCTTATGGGATCAAACGCTACGAATTAGAAAATTATGAAGCAGATGACATCATCGGTACTTTGAGTTTAGAAGCTGAGCGGGAAGGCGATGAAGTTGTCGTTATTTCTGGCGATAAAGATTTAACACAATTAGCATCTCCTACAACGACAGTTTACATTACACGAAAAGGCATTACAGATATCGAAAAATATACAGTTGAGCATATTAAAGAAAAATACGGCTTAACGCCTCTTCAAATTATTGATATGAAAGGCCTTATGGGCGATGCTTCGGATAACATTCCAGGTGTACCAGGTGTAGGAGAAAAAACTGCGCTGAAATTATTAGCGGCACACGGGTCAGTTGAAGGCGTTTATGAAGCAATCGAACAACAAAAAGGCAAGATGAAAGAAAAGTTAATTGCTAATGAAGATTTAGCTTATATTAGTAAGCAACTCGCGACAATTGAACGACAAGCTCCAATAGAAATTAAAATCGATGAATTAGGTTACTCTGGACCAGATCAAGACGAGTTAATTAAAGTGTGGAAAGAACTTGCGTTTAAATCGTTACTTGAAAAAATGGAGTACACCGCAGAAGAAACGGTAAAAGAAGAGTTGGAATTTGAGGTGCTGACAAAGATTGACCCATCTATCTTAAAAGATGAAATGGCAGTTCATCTTGAACTTTACGATGATCACTATCATAGTTGTGATTTGCTAGGTGTGTCGCTTGCGAGTGAAACCGATACGTATGTTATTCCGATGAATGTTGTGGAGCAGTCAGAAGAGTTTCATGCATGGTGCAAAGATTCGACAAAGAAAAAATTCATGTCGGACTCTAAAGCAGCAACGGCAGCATTTTTACGATTCGGCGTTGAACTCAAAGGCGTTGATTTCGATTTAATGTTAGGAGCTTATATCGTCAATCCATCATTAACGTACACTGATATGGCGAGTATTGTTCAAGAATATGGTTATACCGATGTGTCGACCAATGAACAAGTCTACGGCAAAGGTGCTAAAAAGAAAGTTCCAGAAGATGCTGTTTTACATGAACATATCGCTAGAAAAGCACGAACCATCTGGAAAGTCCGCCCACTCATTATGGAAAAGCTTGAAGAAAACGAGCAATTTGATTTATACGATAAATTAGAGTTGCCATTAGCAACCGTTTTGGGGCAAATGGAATCTCTTGGTGTAATGGTAAACCGTGACCAATTAGTAGATATGGGCAAAGAGTTGTCTCATAAGTTAGAGAAAATCGAGAGTGATATCCACGGGTTAGCAGGACAAGAGTTTAATATCAATTCACCAAAACAATTAGGTGTTATTTTGTTTGAAAAACTAGGGTTACCGCCTCTAAAGAAAACAAAGACCGGTTATTCAACAGCAGCAGATGTTCTAGAAAAATTAGAAGGACAGCATGAAATTATTTCCTATATATTAATGTATCGTCAATTAGGTAAACTATTGTCTACTTATATTGAAGGTTTATTAAAAGAAATCCACGAAGATGGAAAAATTCATACACGCTTTCAACAAGCACTCACAACAACAGGTCGATTAAGTTCGATCAATCCGAACTTGCAAAATATTCCAGTGAGACTTGAAGAAGGGCGTAAAATCCGTAAAGCTTTTGTCCCATCAGAGCCAGGATGGGTAATGGTGGCGGCAGATTATTCCCAAATTGAATTACGTGTACTTGCGGATATGTCAGAAGATGAACGTTTAGTGCAAGCATTCAAAGACGATCGTGATATTCATACGACGACGGCGAGTGATGTTTTCCATGTAGCAGAAGAAGAAGTAACAGGAGACATGCGCCGAGCGGCTAAAGTTGTTAACTTTGGAATTGTTTATGGCATTAGTGATTACGGTTTGTCTCAAAATTTAAATATACCTCGTAAAGAAGCAGCGGCTTTTATTGAGCGTTATTTTACGAGCTTCCCGGGTGTAAAAAGCTATATGACAAACATTGTAGCTGATGCAAAACGCGACGGCTTTGTCACTACCTTAATGAATCGTCGCCGTTATTTACCAGACATCACAAGTTCGAACTTTAACTTAAGAAGCTTTGCTGAACGTACAGCGATGAATACACCGATTCAAGGCAGTGCAGCAGATATTATTAAAAAAGCCATGATTGATATGGATGCAGCGTTAGAGCGCGAGGGACTACAAGCCCGCATGCTTTTACAAGTACACGATGAATTGATTTTTGAAGCACCCCCTGAAGAATTAGATCAATTGATGAAATTAGTACCAGAGGTTATGGAAAACGCAGTGAAATTAAGTGTGCCATTAAAAGTGGACATTGCCCACGGTTCTACTTGGTACGATACTAAATGA
- the nrdR gene encoding transcriptional regulator NrdR: MKCPACQHNGTRVVDSRPIDEMKSIRRRRECEACGYRFTTFEKVEEMPLIVVKKDGSREEFSREKVLRGLIRACEKRPVSLEELEEVVFTIEKDLRREGNPEVKSEEVGELVMNRLATIDEVAYVRFASVYRQFKDITVFIDELKDLLNKGPEGKKID, encoded by the coding sequence ATGAAATGTCCTGCTTGCCAACATAACGGCACACGCGTTGTCGATTCAAGGCCAATAGATGAAATGAAGTCAATCAGAAGAAGAAGAGAATGCGAAGCTTGCGGATACCGCTTTACCACTTTTGAAAAGGTGGAGGAGATGCCACTGATTGTCGTCAAAAAAGATGGCTCGCGTGAAGAGTTTAGCCGCGAAAAAGTTTTACGCGGATTAATTCGTGCGTGTGAAAAGCGGCCGGTATCTTTAGAAGAGCTGGAAGAAGTTGTCTTTACAATTGAAAAAGACCTTCGACGAGAAGGCAATCCAGAAGTAAAATCTGAAGAAGTTGGGGAATTGGTGATGAACCGATTAGCCACTATTGATGAAGTAGCATATGTTCGCTTTGCATCGGTATATCGCCAGTTTAAAGATATTACTGTTTTTATCGATGAACTAAAGGATTTGCTAAACAAAGGTCCAGAAGGCAAGAAAATCGATTGA
- the pnpS gene encoding two-component system histidine kinase PnpS, whose protein sequence is MSFLRQRLLTTLLVWIGMMLAGLFIIVLQLMPIYENAENKTDIWMLLFISFVIALALSAIVGSRVIGVAIKPIENATKTAMELAKGNYVARATESNAYNSIELSRTINVLARNLQEITAIRVMEQERLKTLIENMGSALIMIDKQGAISLVNKPFLEEFELSPEVVMGKFYKEIQVPVEVENFIESVFMTETHSRVQIEFLSGLKMKNFNVYGAPVIGEHERWLGIVIVFQDITELKRLEQIRKDFVANVSHELRTPVTSIKGFSETLLDGAYKDTETLLSFLEIVHTESNRLEMLINDLLDLSNVEQSGFRVNAQPTDMEAVIKRSVEMIQPKIDEKTIQLKLEIQPITVLGDANRLIQVMMNLLINAVTYSSTNTEITIRLFRKGQRAVIKVEDQGIGIESSEIGRLFERFYRVDRARSRNSGGTGLGLSIVKHLIEAHHGQVEVDSTVGVGTTFTIYLPLAI, encoded by the coding sequence ATGAGTTTTTTACGCCAGCGCTTGTTAACTACATTATTAGTTTGGATTGGAATGATGTTAGCCGGCTTGTTTATTATTGTACTTCAGCTGATGCCGATTTACGAAAATGCTGAGAACAAAACCGATATATGGATGCTATTGTTTATATCATTTGTTATTGCATTGGCCTTGTCTGCGATTGTTGGAAGTCGCGTAATCGGAGTCGCAATCAAACCGATTGAAAATGCTACAAAAACAGCAATGGAGCTTGCTAAAGGCAATTATGTTGCACGTGCCACTGAATCGAATGCTTATAATAGTATCGAATTAAGCAGAACCATTAATGTTTTGGCGCGAAATTTGCAAGAAATAACAGCAATTCGTGTCATGGAACAAGAACGGTTAAAAACGCTTATTGAGAACATGGGCAGCGCGTTAATCATGATTGACAAGCAAGGAGCCATCTCTCTTGTAAACAAACCGTTCCTAGAAGAATTTGAATTATCTCCTGAAGTAGTTATGGGAAAATTTTATAAAGAAATTCAAGTTCCTGTAGAAGTTGAAAATTTCATCGAAAGCGTATTTATGACAGAAACGCATTCACGTGTTCAAATCGAGTTTTTATCCGGCTTAAAAATGAAAAACTTCAATGTATACGGGGCACCGGTAATTGGAGAGCATGAGCGTTGGTTAGGTATTGTTATTGTTTTTCAAGATATTACTGAACTCAAAAGGTTGGAACAAATCCGTAAAGATTTTGTTGCGAATGTGTCTCATGAGTTACGAACGCCGGTTACTTCGATTAAAGGATTTTCAGAAACATTATTAGATGGTGCTTATAAAGACACGGAAACATTATTATCATTTTTGGAAATCGTCCATACAGAAAGTAATCGACTTGAAATGCTTATTAATGATTTACTCGATTTATCAAATGTCGAACAAAGTGGCTTTAGAGTAAATGCGCAACCTACAGATATGGAAGCTGTTATTAAGCGATCAGTTGAAATGATTCAACCGAAAATCGACGAAAAAACCATTCAGTTAAAATTAGAGATTCAGCCCATTACGGTTTTAGGTGATGCTAACCGATTGATACAAGTTATGATGAACCTGTTGATCAATGCTGTTACATATTCGAGTACGAACACTGAAATCACGATACGGCTCTTTAGAAAAGGTCAGCGAGCCGTCATAAAAGTGGAAGACCAAGGAATTGGTATCGAAAGCTCAGAGATTGGACGATTATTTGAACGTTTTTACCGAGTGGATCGCGCGCGAAGCCGCAATTCAGGCGGTACAGGACTTGGACTATCTATTGTTAAACACTTAATCGAGGCGCATCATGGACAAGTGGAAGTCGACAGCACAGTTGGAGTCGGCACCACTTTTACGATCTATTTGCCTTTGGCTATTTAA
- the hflC gene encoding protease modulator HflC produces the protein MEPNKPLGEVKKFNPYQRPKKNREPKDPIDFKKYWKLIVGLVVTFILLLIVLTNVYVVKESEYRVVRQFGEVVKIQEEPGIQMKIPFIQSVTTLPKYQMTYDVSEAEINTKDKKRIIIDNYAVWHVVNPLELISNAGTIVNAESRMEEFIYSVVRTELGQLNYDEIINDENSSRGSVNDAVTAKVNELLDKDKYGIQVMDVRIKRTDLPEENEQSVYTRMISERESTAQEYLSQGDAKKREMEAQADREAQEVIATARKEAALIQAEGESQAAKIYNESFSKDPEFYELYRSLESYKKTIGDDTVIILPSDSPYADILSGNFN, from the coding sequence ATGGAACCCAATAAACCTTTAGGCGAAGTAAAAAAATTCAATCCGTACCAAAGACCAAAAAAGAATAGAGAACCGAAAGACCCGATTGATTTCAAGAAATATTGGAAATTGATTGTTGGCTTGGTTGTCACATTTATTTTGTTATTAATCGTATTGACAAATGTGTATGTTGTGAAGGAAAGTGAGTACCGGGTAGTACGTCAATTTGGTGAAGTGGTGAAAATTCAAGAAGAGCCAGGTATCCAAATGAAAATCCCGTTTATTCAAAGTGTCACAACATTACCGAAATATCAAATGACCTATGATGTGTCTGAAGCAGAGATCAATACAAAAGACAAAAAACGGATCATTATAGATAATTACGCCGTTTGGCATGTAGTCAATCCGCTTGAATTGATTTCAAATGCGGGAACAATTGTCAATGCGGAATCCCGGATGGAAGAATTTATTTATTCGGTAGTTCGTACAGAACTTGGTCAATTAAATTATGATGAAATCATTAACGATGAAAATTCATCTCGAGGTAGTGTTAATGACGCTGTTACAGCGAAAGTAAACGAGCTGCTCGACAAAGACAAATACGGGATTCAAGTAATGGATGTTCGTATTAAACGAACTGATTTACCGGAGGAAAACGAGCAATCTGTATATACGCGGATGATTTCAGAACGTGAATCTACAGCTCAAGAGTATTTGTCTCAAGGGGATGCCAAAAAACGTGAAATGGAAGCGCAAGCAGACCGTGAAGCGCAAGAAGTAATTGCAACGGCTCGCAAAGAAGCTGCATTAATTCAAGCGGAAGGTGAATCTCAAGCTGCTAAAATTTACAACGAATCATTCTCGAAAGACCCAGAATTCTACGAGTTGTATCGTTCGTTAGAATCGTATAAGAAGACAATTGGTGATGATACGGTTATTATATTGCCATCAGATTCACCATATGCAGATATCTTATCTGGTAATTTTAATTAA
- a CDS encoding glyceraldehyde-3-phosphate dehydrogenase gives MTVSIAINGFGRIGRMVFRQAILMDDVTITAVNASYPAETLAHLIKYDTNHGTFSGDVSSEEDALIVNGKRVQLVSERDPLNLPWKEMGIDIVIEATGKFNSREKAALHLEAGAKKVILTAPGKQEDITIVMGVNDDKLDIEHHDVISNASCTTNCLAPVVKVLNDKFGIENGLMTTIHSYTNDQQNLDNPHKDLRRARACAQSIIPTSTGAAKALSLVLPELQGKLHGMALRVPTPNVSLVDLVVDLETAVTIEEVNQAFEEASENGLAGILELTMEPLVSVDFNSNASSAIVDGLSTMVIGERKVKVLAWYDNEWGYSARVIDLTKKVANAMILVSK, from the coding sequence ATGACAGTTTCTATTGCAATTAACGGGTTTGGCCGTATTGGCCGTATGGTTTTCAGACAGGCGATATTGATGGATGATGTCACAATTACAGCAGTCAACGCCTCATATCCAGCTGAGACCCTTGCGCATTTGATTAAGTATGACACAAATCACGGTACCTTCTCGGGGGACGTATCTTCTGAAGAAGATGCTTTAATTGTTAACGGGAAACGAGTTCAATTGGTTAGTGAACGCGACCCTTTGAATCTGCCATGGAAAGAAATGGGCATTGATATTGTCATTGAAGCGACTGGTAAATTCAATTCTCGCGAAAAAGCAGCGCTTCATTTAGAAGCTGGAGCTAAAAAGGTGATCTTAACAGCACCTGGTAAACAAGAAGATATCACAATTGTTATGGGTGTTAACGATGACAAATTGGATATTGAACATCATGATGTTATTTCAAATGCTAGCTGCACTACAAACTGTTTAGCGCCTGTTGTTAAAGTGTTAAATGACAAATTTGGTATTGAAAACGGTTTAATGACAACGATTCATTCGTATACAAACGATCAACAAAATTTGGATAACCCGCATAAAGATCTTCGTCGCGCTCGTGCTTGTGCTCAATCGATCATCCCTACTTCTACGGGTGCCGCGAAAGCGCTATCATTAGTATTGCCGGAATTGCAAGGGAAGCTTCACGGTATGGCATTAAGAGTGCCAACGCCAAATGTCTCATTAGTTGATTTAGTTGTAGACTTAGAGACAGCGGTTACAATTGAAGAAGTAAATCAAGCTTTTGAAGAAGCTTCTGAAAATGGTTTAGCAGGAATCTTAGAATTGACGATGGAGCCTTTAGTATCTGTAGACTTTAACAGCAACGCCAGTTCAGCAATTGTGGATGGATTATCGACAATGGTGATTGGCGAGCGCAAAGTGAAAGTATTGGCTTGGTATGATAATGAATGGGGCTATTCTGCTCGTGTGATTGATTTAACTAAAAAAGTAGCAAATGCGATGATCTTAGTATCAAAATAA